Proteins encoded within one genomic window of Carassius carassius chromosome 22, fCarCar2.1, whole genome shotgun sequence:
- the LOC132098936 gene encoding short transmembrane mitochondrial protein 1-like gives MMQFILGFTLGNVVGMYLAQNYEVPNISKKIDAIKKDVEAKKKPPE, from the exons ATGATGCAATTCATA CTCGGCTTCACTCTGGGGAATGTGGTTGGCATGTATCTGGCACAGAATTACGAG GTTCCCAATATTTCAAAGAAAATCGATGCCATTAAGAAGGACGTGGAGGCCAAGAAGAAACCCCCAGAATGA
- the LOC132098934 gene encoding T-complex protein 11-like protein 2 isoform X2, whose protein sequence is MPRNDERPTSTSTVASEDQNSDTESSERCDSLTSSSDVDCSRQSFTSDSSSKHNSPSCSPPKTLTLDEVMASARDLSNLSLAHEIVVNQNFHLEPPDLPQNSLEKKVKDMVHKAFWDCLESELNDDPPEYNYAIKLLDEIRDTLLSFLNPGANRLRTQIMEVLDMDLIRQQADNNAVDIQGLVSYIINTMGKFCAPVRDDEIKKLKENSANLVTLFKEIFRVLDLMKMDMVNFTIQSLRPELQRQSVEYERAKFQSILERTPSALDHTNEWIKFSIEEATQIMPPLDKSSDSGQSGKPLPGPTLVLNTAYIRLLTWDESKGPLPETLMTDEVRLQEMQRSLQLYQVVASVLLIVYSSIGGAVSGLPTLVERLKKMTAVLLEGMHSADFNLTEALGNISAQICCEVNKSLAERNFPALPAELQETLKGQICDITQENNPIRTLVEGRVQQYFRVVLASTSSHRAPPPVPPGLGLIQSELIGLGVSFVNLVNFNKKVYGPFYVSILKNLLFIDMPAPALQNGIVKGPPSSPLQSK, encoded by the exons ATGCCACGGAACGATGAACGTCCCACCTCCACATCTACGGTGGCCAGCGAGGACCAGAACAGTGACACCGAGTCATCGGAAAGGTGCGACAGTTTGACCTCGTCTAGCGATGTGGACTGTTCTCGCCAGAGCTTCACCAGCGATTCATCCAGCAAACACAACTCTCCTTCTTGTAG CCCACCAAAAACCCTAACGCTTGATGAGGTCATGGCCTCGGCTCGGGACCTTTCTAATCTGAGCCTGGCTCATGAGATCGTAGTCAACCAGAACTTCCACCTAGAGCCTCCGGATCTACCTCAAAATAG cctGGAGAAGAAAGTTAAGGATATGGTGCACAAGGCCTTCTGGGACTGTCTTGAatctgagctgaatgatgacccTCCTGAGTACAATTATGCCATCAAACTTCTGGATGAGATCAGAGAT ACCCTGCTGTCCTTCCTGAACCCCGGGGCCAATCGCCTGCGTACTCAGATCATGGAGGTTCTGGACATGGACCTGATCCGCCAGCAGGCTGACAACAATGCGGTTGATATCCAGGGCCTTGTGTCTTACATCATCAATACTATGGGCAAGTTCTGTGCACCGGTCCGAGACGATGAAATCAAGAAGCTCAAGGAGAACTCGGCCAACTTAGTGACACTGTTCAA GGAGATCTTCCGGGTGCTGGACCTGATGAAAATGGACATGGTGAATTTTACCATCCAGAGCCTCAGGCCAGAGCTTCAGAGGCAGTCAGTAGAGTATGAGAGAGCCAAATTCCAGAGCATTCTGGAAAGAACTCCCA GTGCTTTGGACCACACAAACGAGTGGATCAAATTTTCAATTGAGGAGGCCACTCAAATCATGCCACCATTAGACAAGAGCAGCGATTCTGGGCAGAGCGGCAAACCCTTACCGGGCCCAACGTTGGTGCTAAATACAGCCTACATCAGACTGCTCACTTGGGACGAGAGCAAGGGCCCGTTGCCTGAG ACCCTGATGACGGATGAAGTGAGGTTGCAGGAGATGCAGCGGTCTCTTCAGCTCTATCAAGTGGTCGCGTCTGTTCTGCTGATAGTCTACAGCTCAATAGGAGGGGCTGTGTCAGGACTGCCCACTCTTGTTGAGCGACTTAAGAAGATGACAGCAGTGCTGCTGGAGGGCATGCACAGCGC CGATTTTAATCTCACTGAAGCTCTTGGAAACATCAGCGCTCAAATCTGCTGTGAGGTCAACAAGTCTCTGGCTGAAAGAAACTTCCCAGCTCTCCCGGCTGAACTGCAGGAAACCTTAAAGGGCCAGATCTGCGACATTACCCAGGAAAACAACCCAATACGCACTCTTGTTG AAGGGAGGGTACAGCAGTACTTTAGGGTGGTTCTGGCCTCTACCAGCTCTCACAGGGCGCCCCCTCCCGTACCACCAGGCTTGGGTCTGATTCAGTCAGAGCTCATAGGGCTTGGGGTCAGTTTTGTCAACCTTGTCAACTTCAACAAAAAGGTTTACGGTCCTTTCTATGTGAGCATCCTGAAGAATCTACTTTTCATCGACATGCCAGCGCCAGCTCTGCAGAATGGGATCGTAAAGGGGCCACCCAGCAGTCCACTGCAGTCCAAATAA
- the LOC132098923 gene encoding vesicle transport protein GOT1B-like isoform X3 — MISLTDSQKIGIGLMGFGVFFLFFGMILFFDKALLAIGNIFFVVGLAFVIGLERTFRFFFQKHKMKATIFFLGGVFIVLIGWPIIGVILEFYGFFLLFRGFFPAVVGFIRRIPVLGYLLNLPFISGEV, encoded by the exons ATGATCTCCCTCACCGACTCCCAGA AAATTGGAATAGGGCTAATGGGATTTGGtgtatttttcctgttttttgggATGATCCtgttttttgataaagctctcctTGCCATAGGAAAT ATCTTTTTTGTTGTCGGGCTGGCATTTGTGATTGGGCTGGAGAGGACCTTCAGGTTCTTCTTTCAGAAGCACAAAATGAAAGCCACAATCTTCTTTCTAGGAGGTGTCTTCATAGTGCTGATTGGGTGGCCCATCATCGGAGTGATTCTAGAGTTTTATGGCTTCTTTCTGTTATTCAG GGGATTCTTTCCAGCGGTCGTAGGCTTTATCAGGAGGATTCCTGTGCTGGGATACTTGCTGAATCTTCCCTTTATTAGTGGG
- the LOC132098934 gene encoding T-complex protein 11-like protein 2 isoform X1, whose translation MPRNDERPTSTSTVASEDQNSDTESSERCDSLTSSSDVDCSRQSFTSDSSSKHNSPSCSPPKTLTLDEVMASARDLSNLSLAHEIVVNQNFHLEPPDLPQNSLEKKVKDMVHKAFWDCLESELNDDPPEYNYAIKLLDEIRDTLLSFLNPGANRLRTQIMEVLDMDLIRQQADNNAVDIQGLVSYIINTMGKFCAPVRDDEIKKLKENSANLVTLFKEIFRVLDLMKMDMVNFTIQSLRPELQRQSVEYERAKFQSILERTPSALDHTNEWIKFSIEEATQIMPPLDKSSDSGQSGKPLPGPTLVLNTAYIRLLTWDESKGPLPETLMTDEVRLQEMQRSLQLYQVVASVLLIVYSSIGGAVSGLPTLVERLKKMTAVLLEGMHSADFNLTEALGNISAQICCEVNKSLAERNFPALPAELQETLKGQICDITQENNPIRTLVEGRVQQYFRVVLASTSSHRAPPPVPPGLGLIQSELIGLGVSFVNLVNFNKKVYGPFYVSILKNLLFIDMPAPALQNGIVKGPPSSPLQSK comes from the exons ATGCCACGGAACGATGAACGTCCCACCTCCACATCTACGGTGGCCAGCGAGGACCAGAACAGTGACACCGAGTCATCGGAAAGGTGCGACAGTTTGACCTCGTCTAGCGATGTGGACTGTTCTCGCCAGAGCTTCACCAGCGATTCATCCAGCAAACACAACTCTCCTTCTT GCAGCCCACCAAAAACCCTAACGCTTGATGAGGTCATGGCCTCGGCTCGGGACCTTTCTAATCTGAGCCTGGCTCATGAGATCGTAGTCAACCAGAACTTCCACCTAGAGCCTCCGGATCTACCTCAAAATAG cctGGAGAAGAAAGTTAAGGATATGGTGCACAAGGCCTTCTGGGACTGTCTTGAatctgagctgaatgatgacccTCCTGAGTACAATTATGCCATCAAACTTCTGGATGAGATCAGAGAT ACCCTGCTGTCCTTCCTGAACCCCGGGGCCAATCGCCTGCGTACTCAGATCATGGAGGTTCTGGACATGGACCTGATCCGCCAGCAGGCTGACAACAATGCGGTTGATATCCAGGGCCTTGTGTCTTACATCATCAATACTATGGGCAAGTTCTGTGCACCGGTCCGAGACGATGAAATCAAGAAGCTCAAGGAGAACTCGGCCAACTTAGTGACACTGTTCAA GGAGATCTTCCGGGTGCTGGACCTGATGAAAATGGACATGGTGAATTTTACCATCCAGAGCCTCAGGCCAGAGCTTCAGAGGCAGTCAGTAGAGTATGAGAGAGCCAAATTCCAGAGCATTCTGGAAAGAACTCCCA GTGCTTTGGACCACACAAACGAGTGGATCAAATTTTCAATTGAGGAGGCCACTCAAATCATGCCACCATTAGACAAGAGCAGCGATTCTGGGCAGAGCGGCAAACCCTTACCGGGCCCAACGTTGGTGCTAAATACAGCCTACATCAGACTGCTCACTTGGGACGAGAGCAAGGGCCCGTTGCCTGAG ACCCTGATGACGGATGAAGTGAGGTTGCAGGAGATGCAGCGGTCTCTTCAGCTCTATCAAGTGGTCGCGTCTGTTCTGCTGATAGTCTACAGCTCAATAGGAGGGGCTGTGTCAGGACTGCCCACTCTTGTTGAGCGACTTAAGAAGATGACAGCAGTGCTGCTGGAGGGCATGCACAGCGC CGATTTTAATCTCACTGAAGCTCTTGGAAACATCAGCGCTCAAATCTGCTGTGAGGTCAACAAGTCTCTGGCTGAAAGAAACTTCCCAGCTCTCCCGGCTGAACTGCAGGAAACCTTAAAGGGCCAGATCTGCGACATTACCCAGGAAAACAACCCAATACGCACTCTTGTTG AAGGGAGGGTACAGCAGTACTTTAGGGTGGTTCTGGCCTCTACCAGCTCTCACAGGGCGCCCCCTCCCGTACCACCAGGCTTGGGTCTGATTCAGTCAGAGCTCATAGGGCTTGGGGTCAGTTTTGTCAACCTTGTCAACTTCAACAAAAAGGTTTACGGTCCTTTCTATGTGAGCATCCTGAAGAATCTACTTTTCATCGACATGCCAGCGCCAGCTCTGCAGAATGGGATCGTAAAGGGGCCACCCAGCAGTCCACTGCAGTCCAAATAA
- the LOC132098923 gene encoding vesicle transport protein GOT1B-like isoform X2 has translation MISLTDSQKIGIGLMGFGVFFLFFGMILFFDKALLAIGNIFFVVGLAFVIGLERTFRFFFQKHKMKATIFFLGGVFIVLIGWPIIGVILEFYGFFLLFRGFFPAVVGFIRRIPVLGYLLNLPFISGPS, from the exons ATGATCTCCCTCACCGACTCCCAGA AAATTGGAATAGGGCTAATGGGATTTGGtgtatttttcctgttttttgggATGATCCtgttttttgataaagctctcctTGCCATAGGAAAT ATCTTTTTTGTTGTCGGGCTGGCATTTGTGATTGGGCTGGAGAGGACCTTCAGGTTCTTCTTTCAGAAGCACAAAATGAAAGCCACAATCTTCTTTCTAGGAGGTGTCTTCATAGTGCTGATTGGGTGGCCCATCATCGGAGTGATTCTAGAGTTTTATGGCTTCTTTCTGTTATTCAG GGGATTCTTTCCAGCGGTCGTAGGCTTTATCAGGAGGATTCCTGTGCTGGGATACTTGCTGAATCTTCCCTTTATTAGTGGG
- the LOC132098923 gene encoding vesicle transport protein GOT1B-like isoform X1 — protein sequence MISLTDSQKIGIGLMGFGVFFLFFGMILFFDKALLAIGNIFFVVGLAFVIGLERTFRFFFQKHKMKATIFFLGGVFIVLIGWPIIGVILEFYGFFLLFRGFFPAVVGFIRRIPVLGYLLNLPFISGYVDKVSESNNMV from the exons ATGATCTCCCTCACCGACTCCCAGA AAATTGGAATAGGGCTAATGGGATTTGGtgtatttttcctgttttttgggATGATCCtgttttttgataaagctctcctTGCCATAGGAAAT ATCTTTTTTGTTGTCGGGCTGGCATTTGTGATTGGGCTGGAGAGGACCTTCAGGTTCTTCTTTCAGAAGCACAAAATGAAAGCCACAATCTTCTTTCTAGGAGGTGTCTTCATAGTGCTGATTGGGTGGCCCATCATCGGAGTGATTCTAGAGTTTTATGGCTTCTTTCTGTTATTCAG GGGATTCTTTCCAGCGGTCGTAGGCTTTATCAGGAGGATTCCTGTGCTGGGATACTTGCTGAATCTTCCCTTTATTAGTGGG